One Flavobacterium sp. 90 DNA segment encodes these proteins:
- a CDS encoding tyrosine-type recombinase/integrase, giving the protein MPKIHELLSKEHESAHVLSYKKQYSTPSIYNADGDLSKRWYVYFSFRNPATGKLERQTHVYAGVNQFKTLKERKEAIKILRDAVETILVNGYNPFEDSNPVDQSKNYNIPDAVTFALELNKNTLKENSYRDFRVRLKSFEKWLLANGFENRYITSVNKKTVVNYLNSVLASTSPKNRNNTRSNLSMFFKTLEANEIIEDNFIPKINVLKSTPERNKTFSSDQENDILNYLLKHDTLLLLFIQFISYNHLRPIEVVRLRISDINIKDKLIYVRAKNKAVKTKLIPEILLNEIPNLEKLEPESYLFTPKGIGHEWTTNETDKRGYFGDRFKKVKTSLKLGKDYGLYSFRHTFITKLYKELVKNSTPNEAKSKLMLITGHTTMSALEKYLRDIDAVMPEDYSQHIK; this is encoded by the coding sequence ATGCCTAAAATTCACGAACTCTTATCTAAAGAACACGAAAGCGCACACGTTTTGAGTTACAAAAAGCAATATTCAACACCTAGTATTTATAATGCAGATGGCGATTTATCAAAACGTTGGTATGTTTATTTCTCCTTTAGAAATCCCGCAACAGGAAAATTAGAACGTCAAACTCATGTCTACGCAGGCGTAAATCAGTTCAAAACTCTCAAAGAACGTAAAGAAGCCATAAAAATTCTTCGTGATGCCGTTGAAACAATTCTTGTAAATGGCTATAATCCTTTTGAAGATTCTAATCCAGTAGATCAATCGAAAAATTATAATATTCCAGATGCTGTTACTTTTGCACTTGAATTAAATAAAAACACCTTAAAAGAAAATAGCTACAGAGATTTTAGAGTTCGACTAAAATCATTTGAAAAGTGGCTTTTGGCAAATGGATTCGAAAATAGATATATTACATCAGTAAATAAAAAAACTGTCGTAAATTATCTAAATTCTGTATTAGCCAGCACTAGTCCAAAAAACAGAAACAATACTAGATCAAACTTATCAATGTTTTTTAAAACACTTGAAGCAAACGAGATTATTGAAGATAATTTTATACCAAAGATCAATGTTTTAAAGTCTACCCCTGAAAGAAATAAAACTTTTAGCAGTGATCAAGAAAACGACATCTTGAATTATCTTCTAAAACATGATACTCTTCTTCTCCTATTTATACAGTTTATTTCTTATAATCATTTACGTCCTATAGAAGTGGTTCGCTTACGCATTAGCGACATTAACATAAAAGACAAACTAATTTATGTTCGTGCCAAAAACAAAGCGGTAAAGACAAAGTTAATACCTGAAATACTACTTAATGAAATACCAAACCTTGAAAAATTAGAACCTGAAAGTTACTTATTCACACCAAAAGGTATAGGTCATGAGTGGACAACAAACGAAACCGATAAACGTGGCTATTTTGGAGATCGCTTTAAGAAAGTAAAAACTAGTCTGAAACTAGGAAAAGATTACGGTCTTTACAGTTTTAGACATACTTTCATAACCAAATTATATAAAGAACTGGTTAAAAATAGCACCCCAAATGAAGCAAAAAGTAAACTAATGCTTATTACTGGTCATACAACAATGAGCGCTTTAGAAAAATACTTACGTGATATAGATGCTGTTATGCCCGAAGATTACTCTCAACACATAAAATAA